The Gemmata palustris genome includes a region encoding these proteins:
- a CDS encoding SDR family oxidoreductase: protein MLPIDLSGKVALVSGVGDNISFAWYIAKTLQAAGATVVLACHPRVMGIVEGVLTRDMDRESRLLPDGSEFKPAKLFPCDASYDTMADVPEEVRTNRRYAQFPEYSIKGTVDAVAAEFGGIDILIHSIAFSSEIKKSLIETSRKAYHEAMGVSSYSLVSMVRAAAPHMANRPGGGSVVGLTYVAGERVVPHYGGGMGTCKAALQMDAKQLSWFVGDKNVRVNLISAGPYASRAARAINPDFDKLITHAAEHSPLRRPIEPEEVANATLYLCSPFASAVTGQILYVDCGYNIMGT from the coding sequence ATGCTTCCCATCGATCTCTCCGGCAAAGTCGCACTCGTTTCCGGTGTCGGCGACAACATCAGCTTCGCGTGGTACATCGCGAAGACGCTCCAGGCGGCCGGGGCCACGGTCGTGCTCGCGTGCCACCCGCGCGTGATGGGGATCGTTGAGGGCGTTCTCACCCGCGACATGGACCGGGAATCGCGCCTGCTCCCGGACGGGAGCGAGTTCAAGCCGGCGAAGCTGTTCCCGTGCGACGCGAGCTACGACACGATGGCCGACGTGCCGGAAGAGGTCCGCACCAACCGCCGCTACGCCCAGTTCCCGGAATACTCGATCAAGGGCACCGTGGACGCGGTCGCGGCCGAGTTCGGCGGGATCGACATTCTCATTCACTCAATCGCGTTCAGTTCGGAAATCAAGAAGTCGCTGATCGAGACGAGCCGGAAGGCGTACCACGAGGCGATGGGCGTGTCGTCGTACTCGCTCGTCAGCATGGTTCGGGCGGCGGCCCCGCACATGGCGAACCGTCCGGGCGGTGGGAGTGTGGTGGGCCTGACCTACGTTGCCGGGGAGCGGGTGGTCCCGCACTACGGCGGCGGCATGGGGACGTGCAAGGCCGCGCTCCAGATGGACGCGAAGCAGCTCTCGTGGTTCGTGGGCGACAAGAACGTGCGCGTGAACCTGATCTCCGCCGGCCCCTACGCGAGTCGCGCGGCGCGGGCGATCAACCCGGACTTCGACAAACTCATCACGCACGCGGCCGAACACTCCCCGCTGCGCCGGCCGATCGAGCCGGAAGAGGTCGCGAACGCGACCCTCTACCTGTGCAGCCCGTTCGCCAGCGCCGTGACCGGTCAGATCCTCTATGTGGACTGCGGTTACAACATCATGGGTACGTGA